The sequence CACCAGGGTCGGCGTCAGTCGCGGGCACTGTTTTGACTACCTGATGCCGCGTGGGATCGACCGTCCCGCTCGTGTCGATCTCTTGGACTCCTTCCCGCTCGAGGATCGACTTGATCTGACGGTCGATCAGCTCGATCCCATCGGTGATCTCGGCTGCTGCATCGTCCTCGAGGACGGTTTCGGCGTCGAGTGCCCGCTGGAAATTATCCCGGATGTCGAAGAGATCGGTGAGCAGATCCTCTCGCTCGTCGTCGTTCGAGTCGGCTGCGCGGGTCTCTTGCAGTTCTTGTCGGACCTGGGCCAGGCGGGCTTCCAGGTCCTGCAGCTGTTCTTCGCGGTCGTGGAGTTCCGACTCCAGGTACGACGCCCAACCGCGGGTCTGCCGCAGTTCCTCCTCACGATCGAGGCGACTGGCGCCGCCGACGTCCCTTTCGTGTTCGTCACGCGTCGACTCGTCAAGTTTGCCGAATTGGTTCGTCTCCGGGGAATCCCCTCGGCCTCCAATCAGTGACGTCGAAGGCCACGGAATCACCTGGTGCCAGCGGTACGTGAGTTGTCGAACCCAGCGACTGAATGCAGCCCCTCGTTCCGTGAACGCGAAGTATCGACGCACCGCGTATAACAGGCCGACGACGAGCGGAACGATCGCCACCGCAAGGGTGTTCGATTCGGAGCCGGGCAGTCCAATGACACCATCGTATAGCATGAGCCCCACGGCGTACTGGACGGGAAACTTCCAGATGGCCGGGTGAATCTGCAGTCCGTAGCTCCAGCGGTCCTCCAGCAGGGTTGCATGCAAGAAATAGACGAGTCCGAATGTACCCGCGCTCCAGGTGAGCACTCCTATCGGTAGAAATACCGAACCGAGAACATTGAGCTGGCTCAGCACCCAGCCGAACCAACCAAGCAGGCCACCAGCGGCACAGATGGTCAAATAGTGCCAGCGAGGACGGGTTCGGCCCGTATCCCGATCCAGGTCTGTAACGTGGCGCTGATATTCGACGAGATGGGTGAGGTATCCGAGGCCGATGACACCCAGGACAAGAAACGGGCGGGCGACGAGGAACAACACCGACTCGTGATAGATATTCACCGTCGCTGCGAACCATCGAACCCCAGTATTTGGCGACAGGAACAGAGCACCCGTGAGCGCGGCGAAGACTGCGACCCCAGCGAGGACGGCCGCTACGATGCCAAGGATCGTGACGACCCGTCCCACGAAGACTGTTTGCTCCGGGAGTAGTGAATCTCGCCTTTCGGGAGCTATCTCGTCGACGGAGAGGGGAACAGGAATGCGAGTGTAAACCGGTCGAAAAGCTGCTCTGAAGCGGGTTAGCCAATCTCCGAC comes from Haloplanus sp. XH21 and encodes:
- a CDS encoding nucleotide exchange factor GrpE; translation: MHATLLEDRWSYGLQIHPAIWKFPVQYAVGLMLYDGVIGLPGSESNTLAVAIVPLVVGLLYAVRRYFAFTERGAAFSRWVRQLTYRWHQVIPWPSTSLIGGRGDSPETNQFGKLDESTRDEHERDVGGASRLDREEELRQTRGWASYLESELHDREEQLQDLEARLAQVRQELQETRAADSNDDEREDLLTDLFDIRDNFQRALDAETVLEDDAAAEITDGIELIDRQIKSILEREGVQEIDTSGTVDPTRHQVVKTVPATDADPGDIVNVYRLGYRLDDRVLREARVVVAEEPATDEGGDAADDDSQVNRGGDAS